The Halorubrum sp. BV1 genome contains the following window.
GAGGACCGCCACGAGCACGAAGGCGGGGAACACCGGCGCGAACGCGAGGAGGGCGCTCATCGCCGCCGAGCCGCCGACCGCGACGAGGATCACCCGACGCTCGCCGAACCGGTCCGCGAGGATGCCGCTCGGGAACTGCGAGACGCCGTAGGCGAGCCACATGCCTGACAGCGCCGCTCCGATGGCGGTGTTCGATATCGCGAAGTCGTCGACGATGAAGGGGACGACCGGACTTATCGCCAGTCGGGCGAAGTACGTCACGAAGAAGGCGAGCATACAGAGCGCCAACACGGTGTGGCGGTACTGCCAGTTCATAGACCTCTCCGCCCCGTCGGATCACCGCATCGTTCGCGGACGCCGACGACACGTCGCCTACCCCGATGCATGCACCCGCCTTTCCGATGCGGTGAAATGTACCCTCCGATACCGGCCGGCCCCGCACCGCGCGTCGACGGTCGAGTCGTGCGGCGTTCCGAAACCCTTACTCCCGGTCCGGGACACCTCGACGTATGAGCGATACGTCCGAGTCGACGGACGACGCGGCCGAGGAGACGCCCGCCGAGGGCGACGACGCCGCCGCGGCCGTCGACGCCGACGAGGTCCGTCACGTCGCGGAACTGGCCCGCGTGCGTCTGGACGACGAGGAGGTCGCGGCGTTCACAGACCAGTTCGGCGACATTCTCGACTCCTTCGAGGCTCTCGACGAGGTCCCCGAGACCGACCGCGAGGAGGACCTGATAAACGTGATGCGCGACGACGAGATCGAGGAGGGGCTCACCCAAGAGGAGGCGCTGGCGAACGCCGCGGAGACGGAAGACGGCTTCTTCGTCGGGCCGAAGGTGTCGTGATGGCGGACGACTACAACGCCTTCATCACCGAGGCGACGATCGACGGCGACGCGGACGCAGAGGGGCCGCTCGCGGACGCGACCGTCGCCGTCAAAGACAACATCTCGACCGCCGGAATCAGGACGACCTGCGGCTCCGAGATGCTCGCCGACTACGTCCCGCCGTACTCCGCGACGGTGGTCGAGCGGCTGACGGACGCGGGCGCGACGGTCGTCGGCAAGACGAACATGGACGAGTTCGGGATGGGGACGACGACGGAGACCTCCGCGTTCGGCCCCACGCGAAACCCCGCCGATCCCGAGCGCGTCCCGGGCGGCTCCTCCGGAGGGTCCGCGGCGGCGGTCGCGGCGGGTGAGGCGGACGTGGCGCTCGGCTCTGACACCGGTGGCTCCGTGCGCTGTCCTGCCGCCTTCTGCGGCGTCGTCGGGATCAAGCCCACCTACGGGCTGGTCTCGCGGTACGGGCTGGTCGCGTACGCGAACTCGCTCGAACAGATCGGTCCGATCGCGGGCACGGTCGAAGAGGCCGCCGCCGCGCTCGACGTCATCGCCGGCCCGGACCCCAACGACGGGACGACGCGGGACCTGAGCGAGGTCGACGGCGCTGACGCCGACGCCGGCTACGCCGCGGCCGCCGACGGCGACGTCGACGGGCTCACGATCGGGATCCCGACGGAGCTGTTCGACGGCGCTGACGAACGCGTCGTCGAGACGGTCGAGGCCGCGATCGCGGACCTGGAGGCGCGGGGCGCGGAGACGACGGAGATCTCGCTGCCCTCGGTCGAGCACGCGGTGCAGGCGTACTACGTGATCGCGATGGCGGAGGCCTCCTCGAACCTGGCGCGGTTCGACGGCGTCCGGTACGGCCACCGGAGCGAGAGCGACGGGAACTGGAACGAGTCGTTCGCGGAGACCCGCGAGGCGTTCGGTCCGGAGGTCAAACGCCGCATCCTGCTCGGGACGTACGCGCTTTCGGCGGGCTATCACGACAAGTACTACGAGAAGGCCCAAGACGCCCGCGCGTGGGTCCGACAGGACTTCGACGAGGCTTTCGAGGACGTCGACGTGATCGCCTCGCCGACGATGCCGGTACTCCCCTTCGAGCTTGGCGAGAGCCTCGATGATCCACTCCGGATGTACCTCGCGGACGCGAACACGACGCCCGTCAACCTCGCGAACCTCCCCGCGATCTCGGTGCCCGCGGGCGAGGCGGACGGGCTCCCGGTCGGACTCCAGCTCGTCGGGCGGAAGTTCGGCGAAGAGACGGTGATACGTGCGGCGAGCGCGGTCGAGGAGCGATGAGTCTCACCGACGAGGAGCGGAGCCGGCTCGCCGACGTGGTCCGGCTGCAGCCGACGAAGAACGGCGAGCTACAGGAGGCGTGGGCACTCGAGAGCGGCAGCGAGGTCCACCAGTATCTGGAGAACCACCTCAAGGAGTACTACTACCGCGACGACGACAGCCTGATCCGGTCGACGGCCGAGGCGAACGACCTCGTCGACGTCGAACCGGGTATCGAGGCCGACGCGGTCGCGAAGGGCGGCGTCCCGGAAACGATCCGCGTCCCCGAACTGGAGGCGCAGGTGTTCGAGGTGGTCGCCGGTCCCGAGGAGCGCTCGCAGTCCGTCGTCGCCGTGCTCGACGCCGTCCGCGACGCGTTCGACATCGATCCGGACGTCGACGCGGTGCGGCGCGCGCTCCGCAGCCTCGAACGCAAGAACGTGGTCGAGGTCGTCTACCGGACGGTCCCGACGTTCAAACTCGCCGTGGAGCGCGACGCGGTCACGGTCGAGGTCGCGGAGTGAGCCGGCCGGTGCGGGTACCGACGCCGACTCGCACCGCGGTATAAGTACCGGCCGGCCGAACAGGGAAGCAATGAGCCGGAACGACGAGGTCGCCGACCGCCTCGACGAGTTCGCCGACTTACTCGAAGCGACCGGCGTGGAGTACAAGCCGACGGCGTACCGGCGCGCGGCCGAAAACGTGCGCGACCACCCCACGGCTGTCGACTCACTCGCGGCCGACGGCGAGGACGCGGTCGCGGAGATAGACCGCGTTGGCGACGCCATCGCGGCGAAGATCGTGGAGTACGTCGAGACCGGGTCGATAGAAGAGTTAGAGGAGCGTCGCGAGGAGCTTCCGGTCGATATGGCGGCGCTGACCGCCGTCGAGGGCGTCGGCCCGAAGACGGTCGGGTCGCTGTACGAGGCGCTCGGGGTCACGACGCTCGATGAACTCGAAGCGGCGGCGGAGGCGGGCGAGATTCGAGAGGTGTCGGGATTCGGCGCGACGACGGAACAGAACATCCTCGACAACATCCCGTTCGCGCGCGAGTCGCGCGAACGCACTCGTCTGGGGGACGCTCGCCCCGTCGCCGACGCGGCGCTGTCGTACCTCGACGCGCTCGACGCGGTCGCGGCCGCCGAGGTATGCGGCTCGATCCGTCGCTGGAAGGCGACGATCGGCGATATCGACCTGCTCGTCGCGAGCGACGCGCGCGAGCCGATAATCGAGGCGTTCACCGCGTGGCCCGACGCCGACGCGACGATCGAGGCCGGCACCGGGAAGGCGAGCGTCCGCGCGGACGACACCCGCGTCGACCTCCGGATCGTCGACTCCGACGAGTTCGGCGCGGCGCTGCAGTACTTCACCGGGTCGCGAGCGCACAACGTCTCGCTCCGGAACCGAGCGATCGAGCGCGGACTGAAGCTTAACGAGTACGGCCTGTTCGACGTGAGCGACGTGGCTGAGAGTGACGCGGACGGGGAGAGCAGAGACGACGACGCCGGAGGCGACCCAGCCGAGGCGACCGCCACCCGCGTCGGGGAGCGCGTCGCGGGCGCGACCGAAGACGGCGTCTACGAGGCGCTCGGTCTGGACCCGATACCGCCCGAACTCCGCGAGGACACCGGCGAGGTCGCGGCCGCCGCCGAGGAGGAGCTTCCGGACCTCGTCGCGCCCGGTGATATCCGCGGCGACCTCCACACGCACACCGACTGGTCAGACGGCGGATTCACGATCAAGGAGATGATAACGGCCGCCGCAGAGCGGGGGTACGACTACCACGTCGTCACCGACCACGCGACCGGCCCCGGGATGGTCGGCGGCGTCGGGCTCGACGAGGATGAGATCGCCGAGCAGGCCGACGCACTCACCGAGGCCGCCGACGCGGTCGCGGAGGGGACGGGCGGGAACGAAATCGAGGTGCTTCACGGGATCGAGGCCAACATCGACGCCGACGGCGACCTCTCGACCGACGATGAGACGCTCGCCGCGCTCGATCTGGTCGTCGCCTCGCCGCACTCGGGGCTCAGCCAAGCCGCCGAACGCGCGACCGAGCGACTGGTTCGGGCCGTCGAACACCCGTACGTCGACGTGCTCGGCCATCCGACCGGTCGGCTGATCAACGAGCGGCCGGGGCTCGACCCGGACGTCGAGGCGGTCGCCGAGGCGGCCGCCGCGGCCGGCACCGCGATCGAGGTGAACGCGAACCCCGCCCGGCTCGACGCCGACGACGGGTTCGTACGTGCGGCGATGGAGGCGGGCGCGACGGTCGCCGTCAACACCGACGCGCACGCGCCCCGGGAGCTCGACAACGTCCGGTACGGCGTCCACACGGCTCGCCGCGGGTGGGCCGAGACCGCGGACGTGCTCAACGCGCGCTCGCTCGACGATCTGCTGGCGTTCCTCGACGCGTAGATGCCGCCGCAGCCGCCGACTCCCGCCGGCGAGGGGCCGCCGCGGGTCCTCCTCGACGCGATGTGCGGCTCGCTCGCGACGTACCTCCGGATGTGCGGCTACGACGCGGCGTACGCTCTCGATCGAGGCGTCGAAGCCGACGACCGGCTGCTGGCGCTCGCCGCGGACGAGGACCGGACACTCATCACCCGCGACCGCGACCTCGTCGCCCGCGCGAAACGGGACGGGAAAACGGAGGGCGGAGCGACAGATCAGGGCGCTGATGCGGTCCTCCTCACCGAGCGAGACGTGCTCGATCAGCTCCGCGAGCTGCGCGCCGCGGGGTTCCCCGTCGAACTCGCGGCCGAACCGACGCGCTGTGGGGCGTGCAACGGCCCCGTCGAGCGCGTCGATCGGAGAGTCGACGGCGACTCGACCGCCGGCCCGATCGCCCGTCCCGAATACGTTCCCGACGACGTCGGCGTCGACAGACCGGGGTGGCGCTGTCGAGACTGCGGCCGCTGGTTCTGGAAGGGGAGCCACTGGGCGGACGTGGCCGCTCGGCTCGACACACTCTGATCCTCCGCGCCGAGCGTAACGGGTTTGCCCGGCGACCGCCTACCCGACGGCAATGGAGCGAGAGCGGGCCGTCGACCGACTGGAGGCGCTCGTTGACCGCGTCGAGCGCGAGCCGATGCCCGTGCCCGTTCGCGAGATATGGGCGTTCGGGGACGTGGCGCTCGGGCTCGACCCGATAGAGCGGCTCGACGTCTACCTCACCAAGGACGTGATCATGGGCGGCGACGCCGAGGCGGCCGCCGACTTCGAGGCGGCGTACGGCGTCAAGGGGGTCGGAACCTCCGTCAGCGCCGAATGGGCCGAAGAGCACCCGGACCGCGTGCGCGCGAGCGACAACGGGTACGCGGCCCCCGAGAAGTGTCTCGCGGCCGAGCTCGTTGAGGATGACGAGCCGATCCACCTCGAAGTGTGTAACGCGAGCTTCGAGGACAACGTGCGCCAGCGGCTGAAGGGCGCACTGGCCCGCGACGCCTACGAGGACGTGCTCGACCCCCGCGGCGTCTGTCTGTGGGTCGACGGCACTCGGGACGCGGAGGCGTTCGATCGACTGCGGGCGGCGTCGTTCGCGATGCCGACGCTTTCCGACGCACTGGGTATGCTCGGCGCGGAGGAGGACGTCGCGACCGCGGCCGCGGAGACGCTCGCCGCGCGCCGCGCCGAACAGGAGGGGGCGTCGGTGCGCGGCGACATGGTGTGACGCGAGTTAGACGTGCGACGGGACGCAAGAAAGCGGACTCTCGATCGCGACCGATCAGGCGACGAGACCGTCTTCGGCCTCTAACAGCTCGTGGTACCGGTTCCGGATCGTGACCTCGCTGATGTCGGCGACGTCCGAGACGGCCGCCTGCGTCGTCTTCTCGTTGGTGAGCAGCGCGGCGGCGTAGACGGCGGCCGCGGCGAGACCGACCGGCGACTTCCCTGAGTGGACGCCCTTCTCTTTGGCGTTGCGCAGGAGGCTCTTCGCGCGCATCTCCGACTCCTCGCTCAGTTCGAGGTCCGAGGCGAACCGCGGGACGTACTGCTCGGGGTCTGCCGGCTTCACTTCGAGCTTGAGTTCACGCACGACGTAGCGGTACGTGCGGGCGATCTCGGCCTTCTCCACCCGGGAGACGTCCGCGATCTCGTCGAGCGATCGGGGGACGCCGGCCATTCGCGCGGCGGCGTACACACAGGAGGTGGAGACGCCTTCGATGGAGCGGCCGGGGAGCAGGTCCTCGTCGAGCGCACGGCGGTAGATGACCGACGCGGTCTCGCGGACGTTATCGGGGAGCCCCTGTGCCGAGGCCATCCGATCGATCTCGCCGAGCGCCTGTTTGAGATTGCGCTCTTTCGAGTCGCGCGTGCGGAACCGCTCGTTCCACTTGCGGAGCCGCTGCATCTTCTGGCGCTGGCGCGCGCCGAGCGAGCGCCCGTACGCGTCCTTGTCGCGCCAGTCGATGTTGGTGGAGAGCCCCTTGTCATGCATCGTGTTGGTGGTCGGTGCCCCGACGCGGCTCTTCTCGTCTTTCTCGCGGGAGTCGAACGCGCGCCACTCCGGCCCGCGGTCAACCGAATCGGCCTCGACGACGAGTCCGCAGTCGGCACAGACGCTCTCGCCGTGCTCCTCGTCGTTGATCACGTTGCCGTCGCACTCCGGACAGCTCAGCGTCTCGTCGGTGCGTTCCGATTCGTCTTCCGTCTCCGTTCGGGAGCGACTCCCCCGT
Protein-coding sequences here:
- the gatC gene encoding Asp-tRNA(Asn)/Glu-tRNA(Gln) amidotransferase subunit GatC; this encodes MSDTSESTDDAAEETPAEGDDAAAAVDADEVRHVAELARVRLDDEEVAAFTDQFGDILDSFEALDEVPETDREEDLINVMRDDEIEEGLTQEEALANAAETEDGFFVGPKVS
- the gatA gene encoding Asp-tRNA(Asn)/Glu-tRNA(Gln) amidotransferase subunit GatA, with the protein product MADDYNAFITEATIDGDADAEGPLADATVAVKDNISTAGIRTTCGSEMLADYVPPYSATVVERLTDAGATVVGKTNMDEFGMGTTTETSAFGPTRNPADPERVPGGSSGGSAAAVAAGEADVALGSDTGGSVRCPAAFCGVVGIKPTYGLVSRYGLVAYANSLEQIGPIAGTVEEAAAALDVIAGPDPNDGTTRDLSEVDGADADAGYAAAADGDVDGLTIGIPTELFDGADERVVETVEAAIADLEARGAETTEISLPSVEHAVQAYYVIAMAEASSNLARFDGVRYGHRSESDGNWNESFAETREAFGPEVKRRILLGTYALSAGYHDKYYEKAQDARAWVRQDFDEAFEDVDVIASPTMPVLPFELGESLDDPLRMYLADANTTPVNLANLPAISVPAGEADGLPVGLQLVGRKFGEETVIRAASAVEER
- a CDS encoding DUF5797 family protein — translated: MSLTDEERSRLADVVRLQPTKNGELQEAWALESGSEVHQYLENHLKEYYYRDDDSLIRSTAEANDLVDVEPGIEADAVAKGGVPETIRVPELEAQVFEVVAGPEERSQSVVAVLDAVRDAFDIDPDVDAVRRALRSLERKNVVEVVYRTVPTFKLAVERDAVTVEVAE
- a CDS encoding helix-hairpin-helix domain-containing protein — protein: MSRNDEVADRLDEFADLLEATGVEYKPTAYRRAAENVRDHPTAVDSLAADGEDAVAEIDRVGDAIAAKIVEYVETGSIEELEERREELPVDMAALTAVEGVGPKTVGSLYEALGVTTLDELEAAAEAGEIREVSGFGATTEQNILDNIPFARESRERTRLGDARPVADAALSYLDALDAVAAAEVCGSIRRWKATIGDIDLLVASDAREPIIEAFTAWPDADATIEAGTGKASVRADDTRVDLRIVDSDEFGAALQYFTGSRAHNVSLRNRAIERGLKLNEYGLFDVSDVAESDADGESRDDDAGGDPAEATATRVGERVAGATEDGVYEALGLDPIPPELREDTGEVAAAAEEELPDLVAPGDIRGDLHTHTDWSDGGFTIKEMITAAAERGYDYHVVTDHATGPGMVGGVGLDEDEIAEQADALTEAADAVAEGTGGNEIEVLHGIEANIDADGDLSTDDETLAALDLVVASPHSGLSQAAERATERLVRAVEHPYVDVLGHPTGRLINERPGLDPDVEAVAEAAAAAGTAIEVNANPARLDADDGFVRAAMEAGATVAVNTDAHAPRELDNVRYGVHTARRGWAETADVLNARSLDDLLAFLDA
- a CDS encoding Mut7-C RNAse domain-containing protein; this encodes MPPQPPTPAGEGPPRVLLDAMCGSLATYLRMCGYDAAYALDRGVEADDRLLALAADEDRTLITRDRDLVARAKRDGKTEGGATDQGADAVLLTERDVLDQLRELRAAGFPVELAAEPTRCGACNGPVERVDRRVDGDSTAGPIARPEYVPDDVGVDRPGWRCRDCGRWFWKGSHWADVAARLDTL
- a CDS encoding transcription initiation factor IIB family protein, with the protein product MSERLHTRGSRSRTETEDESERTDETLSCPECDGNVINDEEHGESVCADCGLVVEADSVDRGPEWRAFDSREKDEKSRVGAPTTNTMHDKGLSTNIDWRDKDAYGRSLGARQRQKMQRLRKWNERFRTRDSKERNLKQALGEIDRMASAQGLPDNVRETASVIYRRALDEDLLPGRSIEGVSTSCVYAAARMAGVPRSLDEIADVSRVEKAEIARTYRYVVRELKLEVKPADPEQYVPRFASDLELSEESEMRAKSLLRNAKEKGVHSGKSPVGLAAAAVYAAALLTNEKTTQAAVSDVADISEVTIRNRYHELLEAEDGLVA